The following proteins come from a genomic window of Halorussus halophilus:
- a CDS encoding complex I subunit 5 family protein — protein sequence MNQMVIAPLLVALVTAIATLLTRRFNRVQVALSLAGGLGYVAAVYALVADVDPLGAANTFSYQLSGWVAPYGITLVADSLSAFMLSFSALISLGALAYSTVYVDAFGQRVSYHPLYHFMMVGVTGSFLTGDIFNLFVWFEVMLMSSYVLVVFYSGPQHTRAALQYVVLNLVGSAVMLLAIGGLYSTTGTLNMADLAQLLQSGGTAPAPVLGLSALLFAVFALKAGLVPFQFWVPAAYRAAPAPVSAMLAGVVKKVGVYAIVRLYFTIFSAATIGELALPGFSGDSLLAFYGPILFAMATASILVGGFGAVGRDDIDGLLAYSSIGQVGFIVLPLAIAATSGDSTIQTLGVAAALVYALNHGFAKGLLFLASGAVYDTVGTTEFPDLGGLSEKAPVLSGSFFVGALALIGIPPLSGFFGKLLVFDAAGRAGSNLALAVALVGAILTIAYFSRAWNRGFWGEPSLLVQHGDSRVSLVAVVLLLAVAIVVLGIGFDVVYRAAEAGANAALDRQAYIDSVLQGGEHA from the coding sequence ATGAATCAGATGGTCATCGCACCCCTGCTCGTCGCGCTCGTCACGGCGATCGCGACACTGCTCACTCGCCGGTTCAACAGAGTGCAGGTCGCTCTGAGCCTCGCTGGCGGCCTCGGCTACGTCGCGGCAGTGTACGCGCTCGTGGCCGACGTAGACCCGCTCGGCGCGGCGAACACGTTCAGCTACCAACTCTCCGGCTGGGTCGCGCCGTACGGCATCACGCTGGTCGCCGACTCCCTGTCGGCGTTCATGCTGTCGTTCTCGGCTCTCATCTCGCTCGGCGCGCTCGCCTACTCGACGGTCTACGTCGATGCGTTCGGCCAGCGCGTCTCCTACCACCCGCTGTACCACTTCATGATGGTCGGCGTCACGGGGTCGTTCCTCACGGGCGACATCTTCAACCTCTTCGTCTGGTTCGAAGTGATGCTCATGTCGAGCTACGTCCTCGTGGTCTTCTACAGCGGGCCACAACACACCCGCGCCGCGCTCCAGTACGTGGTCCTCAACCTAGTCGGGAGTGCGGTCATGCTGTTGGCAATCGGCGGTCTCTACTCGACGACGGGGACGCTGAACATGGCCGACCTCGCCCAACTGCTACAGTCGGGTGGCACGGCACCTGCGCCAGTACTCGGTCTCTCGGCACTCCTGTTTGCGGTGTTCGCGCTGAAGGCCGGACTCGTGCCGTTCCAGTTCTGGGTGCCCGCCGCGTACCGCGCCGCTCCGGCACCAGTGTCGGCGATGCTTGCGGGCGTCGTGAAGAAGGTCGGTGTCTACGCCATCGTTCGGCTCTACTTCACGATATTCAGTGCGGCGACCATCGGCGAACTCGCACTGCCGGGCTTCTCGGGAGACTCCTTACTTGCGTTCTACGGCCCGATTCTGTTCGCCATGGCGACAGCGAGCATCCTCGTCGGCGGCTTCGGCGCGGTCGGTCGCGACGACATCGACGGACTGCTCGCGTACTCCTCCATCGGACAGGTCGGGTTCATCGTCCTGCCGTTGGCTATCGCGGCGACGAGCGGCGATTCGACCATCCAGACGCTCGGCGTCGCCGCGGCGCTCGTCTACGCGCTCAACCACGGGTTCGCTAAGGGACTGCTCTTCTTGGCGAGCGGCGCGGTGTACGACACCGTCGGCACCACGGAGTTTCCGGACCTCGGTGGACTGAGCGAGAAGGCTCCGGTCCTCTCGGGGAGTTTCTTCGTCGGCGCGCTCGCACTCATCGGCATCCCACCGCTGTCGGGCTTCTTCGGCAAGTTGCTCGTCTTCGACGCGGCGGGTCGCGCCGGGTCGAACCTCGCGCTCGCCGTCGCGCTGGTCGGGGCCATCCTAACTATCGCGTACTTCTCGCGGGCGTGGAACCGCGGCTTCTGGGGCGAACCCAGCCTCCTCGTCCAGCACGGCGACTCGCGCGTCTCGCTCGTCGCGGTCGTCCTGTTGCTCGCAGTCGCCATCGTGGTCCTCGGCATCGGCTTCGACGTGGTGTACCGCGCCGCGGAAGCGGGTGCGAACGCCGCACTGGACCGACAGGCGTACATCGATTCGGTCCTACAGGGAGGTGAACACGCATGA
- a CDS encoding monovalent cation/H+ antiporter complex subunit F, which produces MASELTGVFALIVNAGLVIASALTLLASYRVIEGPTVPDRVVALDTIGTNVVAIAVLFALVTGEGLFVTVSLVLAIIGFISTIAVSQYVIEGDIIE; this is translated from the coding sequence ATGGCGAGTGAACTCACGGGCGTCTTCGCTCTCATCGTCAACGCAGGCCTCGTAATCGCCAGCGCGCTCACGCTGCTGGCGAGCTATCGAGTCATCGAGGGACCGACGGTCCCGGACCGCGTGGTCGCGCTCGACACCATCGGGACGAACGTCGTCGCCATCGCGGTGTTGTTCGCACTCGTGACCGGCGAGGGCCTGTTCGTCACGGTGAGCCTCGTCCTCGCCATCATCGGGTTCATCAGCACCATCGCGGTCAGTCAGTACGTAATCGAGGGTGACATCATCGAATGA
- a CDS encoding type IV pilin, giving the protein MSLKQELKEKLSETRAVSPVIGVILMVAITVILAAIIGTFVLGLGENVQSNASAGVVESAANDKAVTLNSLGPNTDGVKCAGASYPNLATQSVEQVGQTLDCTGTGADSIVAYSTNGDASNASVFTFDN; this is encoded by the coding sequence ATGAGCCTCAAACAAGAACTCAAAGAGAAGCTGTCGGAAACACGAGCTGTGAGCCCGGTCATCGGAGTAATCTTGATGGTCGCCATCACAGTTATTCTTGCTGCAATTATAGGGACATTTGTCCTTGGACTCGGTGAGAATGTACAGTCGAACGCGTCTGCGGGTGTCGTGGAATCCGCTGCGAACGACAAAGCAGTGACATTGAATTCACTAGGTCCGAATACGGACGGTGTCAAGTGTGCAGGCGCAAGCTATCCGAACCTGGCCACACAATCTGTTGAACAAGTCGGTCAGACTCTTGACTGTACTGGAACGGGTGCCGATTCCATTGTCGCCTACAGCACGAATGGAGACGCTTCAAACGCGTCGGTATTCACGTTCGACAACTAA
- a CDS encoding Na+/H+ antiporter subunit E: MKVREWPVVGVMLAFLWLFVRGATPETVVGEFLIGLAFGLGVAFAFRRFYGDELNLTRDVRALPYAALYVAVFLRELLTANVDVAYRVLSPSMPIEPDVVVVPLRVQSDLAITTIANSITLTPGTLTMDYDDETNTLYVHGITGKNREAVLDPIRTWEDYALVIFDEEMKPGDPVPEVPVTAGEKRADGSGDAPDGDPTNGDANTEGGDTDGE; the protein is encoded by the coding sequence ATGAAGGTCCGAGAGTGGCCCGTGGTCGGCGTCATGCTGGCGTTCCTCTGGCTGTTCGTTCGCGGCGCGACGCCCGAGACTGTCGTCGGTGAGTTCCTCATCGGTCTCGCGTTCGGTCTCGGCGTCGCGTTCGCCTTCCGTCGGTTCTACGGCGACGAACTGAATCTCACGCGTGACGTTCGCGCGCTCCCCTACGCCGCGCTGTACGTCGCGGTGTTCCTCCGGGAACTGCTGACCGCGAACGTTGACGTGGCCTATCGCGTGCTCTCGCCGAGCATGCCCATCGAACCTGATGTGGTCGTCGTCCCGCTCCGCGTCCAATCGGACCTCGCGATTACGACCATCGCAAACAGCATCACGCTGACACCCGGCACCCTGACTATGGATTACGACGACGAGACGAACACGCTGTACGTCCACGGCATCACGGGAAAGAACCGCGAAGCGGTTCTGGACCCCATCCGAACGTGGGAGGACTACGCGCTGGTCATCTTCGACGAGGAGATGAAACCCGGCGACCCGGTGCCGGAGGTTCCGGTCACCGCCGGGGAGAAGCGCGCCGACGGGAGCGGAGACGCGCCCGACGGAGACCCGACGAATGGAGACGCAAACACCGAGGGAGGTGACACCGATGGCGAGTGA
- the coaBC gene encoding bifunctional phosphopantothenoylcysteine decarboxylase/phosphopantothenate--cysteine ligase CoaBC, whose product MLSGVNVALGVTGSIAAVKVVELAHELRRRGASVRAVMSDSASGIVHPWAVEFATDNPVVTEITGEVEHVELCGRDGWADVFLVAPATANTVGKMAAAIDDTPVTTTATTALGAGVPVVVAPAMHEPMYDHPGVLDAIDRVESWGVEFADPRVEEGKAKIATEDAIALDVARAVLPDKFEGRNVVVTSGATSEPIDPVRLLTNRASGKTGRAVARTCYALGADVTLVHDGEDVPYAEVAQVETAEEMLEEVSARVAAGAADALVSAAAISDYTVEPSDSKIRSGEALTLELEPTPKLIDTIRADSDIPIVGFKAETSGDDRAMVEQARETLSRAKLSFVVANDASVMGDDSTRTLFVRENSVRKYEGTKAELGEKVADELAREFE is encoded by the coding sequence ATGCTCTCGGGCGTCAACGTCGCGCTGGGCGTAACTGGCAGTATCGCGGCCGTGAAAGTAGTCGAGTTGGCCCACGAACTGCGCCGCCGGGGCGCGTCGGTCCGGGCCGTGATGAGCGACAGCGCCAGCGGCATCGTCCACCCGTGGGCCGTCGAGTTCGCCACGGACAACCCCGTCGTCACCGAGATTACGGGCGAGGTCGAACACGTCGAACTCTGTGGCCGCGACGGCTGGGCCGACGTGTTCCTCGTCGCACCCGCCACCGCGAACACCGTCGGCAAGATGGCCGCGGCCATCGACGACACGCCTGTCACGACGACTGCGACGACTGCACTCGGCGCGGGAGTCCCCGTCGTCGTCGCGCCCGCGATGCACGAACCGATGTACGACCACCCCGGCGTGCTGGACGCCATCGACCGAGTCGAATCGTGGGGCGTCGAGTTCGCAGACCCCAGAGTCGAGGAGGGAAAAGCCAAAATCGCCACCGAGGACGCCATCGCGCTCGACGTGGCGCGCGCGGTCTTGCCGGACAAATTCGAGGGCCGAAACGTCGTCGTTACCAGCGGCGCGACCAGCGAGCCAATCGACCCCGTACGTCTGCTGACCAACCGTGCATCGGGGAAAACTGGCCGTGCTGTCGCGCGTACCTGCTACGCACTCGGCGCGGACGTGACGCTCGTCCATGATGGCGAGGACGTGCCCTACGCCGAAGTCGCGCAGGTCGAAACTGCCGAGGAGATGTTGGAAGAGGTTTCGGCGCGCGTGGCCGCTGGCGCGGCGGACGCGCTCGTCTCCGCGGCCGCGATTTCTGATTACACTGTGGAACCGAGCGACTCGAAGATTCGTTCTGGGGAAGCACTCACTCTCGAACTCGAACCGACGCCGAAACTCATCGACACGATTCGGGCCGACTCGGACATCCCCATCGTCGGGTTCAAAGCCGAGACGAGCGGCGACGACAGAGCGATGGTCGAGCAGGCGCGCGAGACGCTTTCGCGCGCAAAACTGTCGTTCGTCGTCGCCAACGACGCGAGCGTCATGGGCGACGATTCGACTCGGACGTTGTTCGTGCGCGAAAATAGCGTGCGTAAGTACGAAGGCACGAAAGCCGAGTTAGGTGAGAAAGTCGCCGACGAGTTGGCGCGCGAGTTCGAATAA
- a CDS encoding sodium:proton antiporter yields MTATQPQFVLAAVIASLFALGTFLVLRRDIVRVVWGVSIISQAANMYLVTMGGFAGSVPILGHGGGHGGEAAVTDPLVQALVLTAIVIGFGTTAFALVLTYRVYEEHGTIDLFELGDRA; encoded by the coding sequence ATGACCGCGACGCAACCGCAGTTCGTCCTCGCGGCGGTCATCGCCTCGCTGTTCGCACTGGGGACGTTCCTCGTCCTGCGCCGCGACATCGTGCGGGTCGTCTGGGGCGTCTCCATCATCAGCCAAGCGGCGAACATGTACCTCGTCACGATGGGCGGGTTCGCCGGGAGCGTTCCCATTCTCGGACACGGTGGTGGCCACGGCGGCGAAGCGGCCGTCACGGACCCGCTCGTGCAGGCGCTCGTCCTCACGGCCATCGTCATCGGCTTCGGGACGACGGCGTTCGCGCTCGTGCTGACCTACCGCGTCTACGAAGAACACGGCACTATCGACCTGTTCGAACTGGGTGATAGAGCATGA
- the mnhG gene encoding monovalent cation/H(+) antiporter subunit G — MNVIQQAVVVALVVVGSFFLLVGTIGLLRLPDVYNRMHATSKATTIGAASMFVAGFVYYGPQGAGLTSIVGVAFLFITAPTGAHLISRSAQKMGVPFFGDDTSWPEEKDEPGSN; from the coding sequence ATGAACGTGATTCAGCAAGCCGTCGTCGTAGCGCTCGTCGTCGTCGGGAGTTTCTTCCTGCTGGTCGGCACCATCGGCCTGCTCAGGTTGCCCGACGTGTACAACCGAATGCACGCCACCAGCAAGGCGACCACCATCGGCGCGGCGTCGATGTTCGTCGCCGGGTTCGTCTACTACGGCCCGCAGGGCGCAGGCCTGACCTCCATCGTCGGGGTCGCCTTCCTGTTCATCACCGCGCCGACCGGCGCACACCTCATCTCCCGGTCGGCCCAGAAGATGGGCGTGCCGTTCTTCGGCGACGACACGTCGTGGCCCGAGGAGAAAGACGAACCGGGTAGCAACTGA
- a CDS encoding MnhB domain-containing protein, with product MTTVIARTVTRAVVPIILVTAVALLLQGHNLPGGGFIAGVLTTTAFALIYIIFGLDYLEEELLHQNRQPLLESMRHGIVENYQLAFGIGLAVAAVSGLVPVVFDENFLYQDFWVLHHLPIYGELHVASALAFDLGVYFVVVGSLLTILAVVGSE from the coding sequence ATGACGACAGTTATCGCACGCACGGTTACACGCGCAGTCGTACCGATAATCCTCGTGACGGCTGTCGCCTTGTTGTTGCAGGGTCACAACCTGCCGGGCGGCGGCTTCATCGCGGGCGTCCTGACGACGACGGCCTTCGCGCTCATCTACATCATCTTCGGACTCGACTACCTCGAAGAGGAATTGCTCCACCAGAACCGCCAACCCCTCCTCGAATCGATGCGACACGGCATCGTGGAGAACTACCAGTTGGCGTTCGGCATCGGACTCGCCGTCGCGGCAGTGTCGGGACTGGTTCCCGTCGTGTTCGATGAGAACTTCCTCTATCAGGACTTCTGGGTTCTCCACCACCTGCCCATCTACGGCGAACTCCACGTCGCCAGCGCGCTGGCGTTCGATCTCGGCGTCTACTTCGTCGTGGTCGGGAGCCTGCTGACGATTCTCGCGGTGGTGGGAAGCGAATGA
- a CDS encoding homing endonuclease associated repeat-containing protein → MSRASRADETTLRSALQSLAARLGKTPTVVEMHEQGDCDPQRYFEVFDGWDEALEAAGLDPGDMGKSIPDRELLAELQRLHTELGKTPTQRDMADHGEYSTRTYQTRFGSWNAAIEQAMLSTNEISEKDLRQELTRLADELDQPPTAEEMEEYGEYAPVTYHRRFGSWRAALAEVDFATNRTKSDVSETELLADVRRLADELGRSPSADDVQARGAYSVREYAERFGSFLAARAQALDDEATDEQTFADDS, encoded by the coding sequence ATGAGTCGAGCGAGTCGCGCGGACGAGACGACACTGCGGTCGGCGCTTCAGTCGCTGGCCGCGCGACTCGGGAAGACACCGACGGTAGTCGAGATGCACGAGCAGGGCGACTGTGACCCACAGCGGTACTTCGAGGTGTTCGACGGGTGGGACGAAGCCCTCGAAGCGGCCGGACTCGACCCCGGCGACATGGGGAAATCGATTCCCGACCGCGAGTTGCTGGCGGAGTTACAGCGACTCCACACCGAGTTGGGGAAGACGCCCACCCAGCGGGACATGGCCGACCACGGCGAGTACTCCACGCGCACGTACCAGACGCGGTTCGGGAGTTGGAACGCAGCCATCGAACAGGCGATGCTCTCGACCAACGAGATTTCCGAGAAGGACCTCCGTCAAGAACTGACGCGACTGGCCGACGAACTGGACCAACCACCGACTGCCGAGGAGATGGAGGAGTACGGCGAATACGCGCCCGTGACGTACCACCGTCGATTCGGGTCGTGGCGGGCCGCGCTCGCGGAGGTTGACTTCGCCACGAATCGAACAAAGAGCGACGTGTCCGAGACAGAACTGCTCGCGGACGTGCGCCGACTCGCCGACGAACTCGGCCGCTCGCCGAGTGCCGACGACGTTCAGGCACGTGGTGCTTACTCCGTGCGTGAGTACGCCGAGCGATTCGGGTCGTTTCTGGCGGCCCGCGCGCAGGCGTTGGACGACGAAGCGACCGACGAACAGACCTTCGCCGACGACTCCTGA
- a CDS encoding homing endonuclease associated repeat-containing protein, with protein sequence MASEIPREKLVEALQNFAVALGETPTRAQMNENGPYSSTPYYSEWGSWNDALAAAGLTTNHRTDISDEELCEELRRVRNELDRLPRFEDMDDHGEFSPHTYTRRFGSWAAAKEQAGLAGETRTSRRIPECALVAALWALRDEIGRTPTQQDMNELGDFSQRPYYRAFDSWGAALEAAGLESDR encoded by the coding sequence ATGGCGAGCGAGATTCCGCGAGAGAAGTTGGTCGAGGCGTTGCAGAACTTCGCCGTAGCGTTGGGAGAGACGCCGACCCGCGCCCAGATGAACGAGAACGGTCCGTACTCGTCGACCCCCTACTACTCCGAATGGGGCAGTTGGAACGACGCACTGGCCGCCGCTGGACTGACGACGAACCACCGCACCGACATCAGCGACGAGGAGTTGTGCGAGGAATTGCGGCGAGTGCGCAACGAGTTGGACCGACTCCCCCGCTTCGAGGACATGGACGACCACGGCGAGTTCTCGCCGCACACCTACACCCGACGCTTCGGGTCGTGGGCAGCGGCGAAGGAGCAAGCGGGGCTGGCCGGAGAGACCAGAACGAGCAGACGGATTCCCGAGTGCGCGCTGGTCGCCGCTCTCTGGGCCCTCCGCGACGAAATCGGGCGGACGCCTACCCAGCAGGACATGAACGAGTTGGGCGACTTCTCCCAACGACCCTACTACCGCGCGTTCGACTCGTGGGGCGCGGCGTTGGAAGCGGCGGGGTTGGAATCGGATCGATAG
- a CDS encoding cupin domain-containing protein, with the protein MRKTTVSDSTAETQARYFNALSAELGTEGVAINYFERSAGESIGDCYHRHHEQEEVFVVLDGTATFDTEDGDIRVETGEAIRFAPGEWQRGRNRESERLRVLALGAPKETGATDLRRECPTCESRTPVVVSESDNEVRYHCEECGTETGRYTW; encoded by the coding sequence ATGAGAAAAACCACCGTTTCGGATTCGACTGCCGAAACGCAAGCTCGCTACTTCAACGCACTCTCCGCGGAACTCGGAACGGAAGGCGTCGCAATCAACTACTTCGAACGCAGCGCTGGTGAGAGTATCGGCGACTGCTATCACCGCCACCACGAGCAAGAAGAGGTCTTCGTCGTTCTCGACGGGACCGCGACGTTCGATACAGAGGACGGTGATATCCGTGTCGAGACGGGAGAAGCGATTCGATTTGCACCCGGCGAGTGGCAACGAGGCCGGAACAGAGAGTCCGAAAGATTACGAGTGCTTGCACTGGGAGCGCCCAAAGAAACGGGGGCGACCGACCTCCGTCGGGAGTGCCCGACCTGTGAGAGTCGAACGCCAGTCGTCGTCTCGGAGAGCGACAACGAAGTGAGATACCACTGTGAGGAGTGCGGAACCGAAACCGGACGGTACACGTGGTAG
- the mbhE gene encoding hydrogen gas-evolving membrane-bound hydrogenase subunit E produces MQPTTDPVAAAVLAVVFLPFVAAAVTPLVYRALGERTAYFAAAVALACFGLVASQYGTHGTVSVPWIPSYGGGVALSFYVDGLSLLIGFLASGVGVLILTYSGGYMHGEPGQAKYYAALLAFMGSMLGVAFAADLIALFVFWELTSLSSFVLIGHYQRTGSSQYAARKSMLITVAGGLFMLVGFLLVHDATGTFAMFGADGIISNPEQTVETLRGAGVFLPALALLVVGAAAKSAQVPLHIWLPNAMEAPTPVSAFLHSATMVKAGVYLIGRFRPVFVGEEWTLILATLGLLTMTITAILAVGATDIKELLAYSTASHLGLIVAGFGFASIYGAETGAFHIINHATFKAALFLVAGIVAHEAGTRKIDKLSGLREDLPITAAIATIAALGMAGVPPFNGFYSKELLFEASYHAATHHELAALGSLAWLYPAVAVFGSVFTFLYSIKFMMLFYGEKPRGLHTVHSPPKTMLAPPLLLAVVAGIIGIGGILGTFGIHLSAFDHFVAEVTQSALPPGAEFHGFSYYIPDHITPALTMSAITIAVGAAAYPFYDRLHDGVNSITSVPPLTANWYYDGATEGLNDFSDTVAGTVQNGLLRTYATWALASISALALGGYLAAGVAIPAVPGSLGGFEVTLPMLLVLLVAVVGAIAVSIAPSHISGVLTLSILGFMVAVFYVLADAPDLALTQLVVETLALVIFLLVLDRLPAFYGNVGGAKMIRDGVLSVVVGATVFVTVLVSTAADPSQESIANYFRDYAVTVEEAGGHNIVNVILVDFRAFDTMGEISVVAMAALSVLTLIAMRERGETQ; encoded by the coding sequence GTGCAACCGACAACGGACCCAGTAGCCGCGGCGGTCCTCGCCGTCGTGTTTCTGCCGTTCGTAGCCGCGGCGGTGACGCCGCTGGTCTATCGCGCGTTGGGCGAGCGGACAGCCTACTTCGCGGCGGCCGTCGCGCTGGCGTGTTTCGGACTCGTCGCCAGCCAGTACGGCACGCACGGCACTGTCTCGGTCCCGTGGATACCCTCGTACGGAGGCGGAGTAGCGCTCAGTTTCTACGTCGATGGTCTTTCCCTGCTCATCGGGTTCCTGGCCAGCGGCGTGGGCGTGCTCATCCTCACCTACTCCGGCGGGTACATGCACGGCGAACCGGGACAGGCGAAGTACTACGCCGCGCTACTCGCGTTTATGGGGTCGATGTTGGGCGTCGCCTTCGCGGCGGACCTCATCGCCCTCTTCGTGTTTTGGGAGTTGACTAGCCTCTCGTCGTTCGTACTCATCGGTCACTACCAACGGACTGGGAGTTCGCAGTACGCCGCCCGCAAGTCGATGCTCATCACCGTCGCGGGTGGCCTGTTCATGCTCGTCGGGTTCTTGCTCGTCCACGACGCGACTGGCACGTTCGCCATGTTCGGCGCGGACGGCATCATCTCGAACCCCGAGCAGACGGTCGAAACGCTACGAGGCGCAGGCGTCTTCCTGCCTGCACTCGCCCTGCTCGTGGTCGGCGCGGCGGCGAAGTCCGCGCAGGTGCCGCTTCACATCTGGCTTCCGAACGCGATGGAAGCCCCCACGCCCGTTTCGGCGTTCCTGCACTCCGCGACGATGGTGAAGGCGGGCGTCTACCTCATCGGCCGGTTCCGTCCCGTCTTCGTCGGCGAGGAGTGGACGCTGATTCTGGCCACGCTCGGCTTGTTGACGATGACGATAACCGCGATTCTCGCGGTCGGTGCGACCGACATCAAGGAACTGCTGGCGTACTCGACCGCCAGCCACCTCGGTCTCATCGTCGCCGGGTTCGGTTTCGCGTCCATCTACGGCGCGGAGACCGGCGCGTTCCACATCATCAACCATGCGACGTTCAAGGCCGCACTCTTCCTCGTGGCGGGCATCGTCGCCCACGAAGCCGGAACGAGAAAAATCGACAAGCTGAGCGGTCTCAGAGAGGACCTCCCGATAACGGCGGCAATCGCGACGATTGCCGCACTCGGGATGGCAGGCGTCCCGCCGTTCAATGGCTTCTACTCTAAGGAACTACTCTTCGAAGCGTCCTACCACGCTGCGACGCACCACGAACTCGCCGCGCTCGGTAGTCTGGCGTGGCTCTACCCCGCCGTCGCGGTGTTCGGGAGCGTCTTCACGTTCCTCTACTCCATCAAGTTCATGATGCTGTTCTACGGCGAGAAGCCACGCGGACTCCACACGGTTCACTCGCCGCCGAAGACGATGCTCGCGCCGCCGCTCCTGCTCGCAGTCGTCGCGGGCATCATCGGCATCGGCGGCATCCTCGGAACCTTTGGAATTCACCTCTCGGCGTTCGACCACTTCGTCGCCGAAGTGACCCAGTCGGCGTTGCCGCCGGGCGCGGAGTTCCACGGGTTCAGTTACTACATCCCCGACCACATCACGCCTGCGCTCACGATGAGCGCGATTACCATCGCGGTCGGCGCGGCGGCCTATCCGTTCTACGACCGACTGCACGACGGCGTCAACTCGATTACGTCGGTGCCGCCCTTGACTGCTAACTGGTACTACGACGGCGCAACCGAGGGTCTGAACGACTTCAGCGACACCGTGGCTGGCACCGTCCAGAACGGCCTGCTCCGAACGTACGCGACGTGGGCGCTGGCGTCCATCTCCGCGCTGGCACTCGGTGGCTACCTCGCGGCGGGCGTCGCGATTCCGGCAGTTCCGGGAAGCCTCGGCGGGTTCGAAGTCACGCTCCCGATGCTACTCGTCCTGCTGGTCGCCGTCGTCGGCGCGATTGCGGTGAGCATCGCGCCCTCGCACATCTCGGGCGTGTTGACCCTCTCGATTCTCGGGTTCATGGTCGCGGTGTTCTACGTCCTCGCGGACGCGCCGGACCTCGCGCTGACCCAACTCGTGGTCGAGACGCTCGCGCTCGTCATCTTCCTGCTCGTCCTCGACAGATTGCCCGCGTTCTACGGCAACGTCGGCGGCGCGAAGATGATACGCGACGGCGTCCTCTCGGTGGTCGTCGGCGCGACGGTGTTCGTCACCGTCCTCGTCTCGACGGCCGCGGACCCCAGCCAAGAGAGCATTGCCAACTACTTCAGGGACTACGCAGTCACCGTGGAGGAAGCAGGCGGCCACAACATCGTGAACGTCATCCTCGTGGACTTCCGGGCGTTCGACACCATGGGCGAGATTTCGGTCGTCGCCATGGCTGCCCTCTCCGTACTGACCCTCATCGCCATGCGCGAACGAGGTGAGACTCAATGA
- a CDS encoding ubiquinol-cytochrome c reductase iron-sulfur subunit N-terminal domain-containing protein: MFGMNLFSEKDESKTTDSEVEDEVEELEWVEEEGPSGSRREVLKTAAGAAATVGAGGAAMAMGSEPTSAHTDDSSTYQCYKFVGANAKDLGERVTFPDGGFCPNFVNNGDEYSVAFWYAADQSNSSVEYEVDRKTDVYWNDCCLSMPDGAVPLGGFTQGDNSYCTTYFLNPV, from the coding sequence ATGTTCGGAATGAACCTATTCTCGGAGAAAGATGAATCGAAGACGACAGACAGCGAGGTTGAGGACGAAGTCGAGGAACTCGAATGGGTCGAAGAGGAAGGCCCGAGCGGGTCTCGGCGTGAAGTGCTGAAGACAGCGGCGGGTGCCGCAGCCACAGTCGGCGCTGGCGGAGCGGCGATGGCGATGGGGTCGGAGCCGACGTCTGCCCACACCGATGACTCATCCACTTACCAGTGCTACAAGTTCGTCGGGGCGAACGCCAAAGACCTCGGCGAGAGAGTCACATTCCCGGACGGTGGTTTTTGCCCCAACTTCGTCAATAATGGCGACGAGTACAGTGTCGCGTTCTGGTACGCCGCCGACCAAAGCAACTCTAGCGTCGAGTACGAGGTCGACCGGAAGACAGACGTCTACTGGAACGACTGCTGCCTCTCGATGCCGGACGGTGCCGTCCCGCTCGGAGGGTTCACGCAGGGCGACAACTCATACTGCACCACGTACTTCCTCAACCCCGTCTAG